A window from Nomascus leucogenys isolate Asia chromosome 24, Asia_NLE_v1, whole genome shotgun sequence encodes these proteins:
- the KIAA2013 gene encoding uncharacterized protein KIAA2013 homolog isoform X1 yields MWLQQRLKGLPGLLSSSWARRLLCLLGLLLLLLWFGGSGARRAAGGLHLLPWSRGEPGAAEPSACLEAATRAWHGLRERGEAVPLGPGVPALVANGFLALDVAANRLWVTPGEREPAVAPDFVPFVQLRPLSALAEAGEAVLLLREGLLRRVRCLQLGSPGPGPVGAGPGPASVSGLAAGSGRDCVLLQEDFLAHRGRPHVYLQRIQLNNPTERVAALQTVGPTAGPAPKAFTSTLEKVGDHQFLLYSGRSPPTPTGLVHLVVVAAKKLVNRLQVAPKTQLDETVLWVVHVSGPINPQVLKSKAAKELKALQDLARKEMLELLEMPAAELLQDHQLLWAQLFSPGVEMKKITDTHTPSGLTVNLTLYYMLSCSPAPLLSPSLSHRERDQMESTLNYEDHCFSGHATMHAENLWPGRLSSVQQILQLSDLWRLTLQKRGCKGLVKVGAPGILQGMVLSFGGLQFTENHLQFQADPDVLHNSYALHGIRYKSDHINLAVLADAEGKPYLHVSVESRGQPVKIYACKAGCLDEPVELTSAPTGHTFSVMVTQPITPLLYISTDLTHLQDLRHTLHLKAILAHDEHMAQQDPGLPFLFWFSVASLITLFHLFLFKLIYNEYCGPGAKPLFRSKEDPSV; encoded by the exons ATGTGGCTGCAGCAGCGGCTCAAGGGGCTGCCGGGACTGCTGTCGAGCAGCTGGGCCCGCCGCCTCCTCTGCCTGCTTggcctcctgctgctgcttctgtggTTTGGGGGGTCCGGCgcgcggcgggcggcgggcggcctGCACCTGCTGCCCTGGTCCCGCGGTGAGCCGGGCGCCGCCGAGCCGTCTGCCTGCCTGGAAGCGGCCACCCGCGCCTGGCACGGCCTGCGGGAGCGCGGCGAGGCAGTACCACTGGGCCCTGGAGTGCCGGCCCTGGTGGCCAACGGCTTCCTGGCTCTGGACGTGGCCGCCAACCGGCTTTGGGTGACCCCCGGGGAGCGGGAGCCCGCCGTGGCGCCGGACTTTGTGCCCTTCGTGCAGCTGCGCCCGCTGAGCGCGCTGGCTGAAGCTGGAGAGGCGGTACTGCTGCTGCGGGAGGGGCTGCTGCGCCGCGTGCGTTGCCTGCAGCTGGGGTCCCCAGGTCCTGGCCCCGTGGGCGCCGGCCCCGGGCCCGCCTCCGTCTCTGGCCTTGCCGCGGGGTCCGGCCGCGACTGCGTGCTGCTGCAAGAGGACTTTCTGGCGCACAGGGGCCGACCCCACGTCTACCTGCAGCGCATCCAGCTCAACAACCCGACGGAGCGCGTGGCCGCGCTGCAGACTGTGGGGCCCACTGCCGGCCCAGCCCCCAAGGCCTTCACCAGTACCCTGGAGAAGGTCGGAGACCATCAGTTCCTCCTCTACTCAGGCCGGTCCCCGCCTACGCCCACTGGGTTGGTGCACCTGGTGGTGGTGGCCGCCAAGAAGCTGGTGAACCGCCTCCAAGTTGCTCCCAAGACGCAGCTGGATGAGACGGTGCTGTGGGTGGTGCACGTCTCTGGCCCCATTAACCCCCAGGTGCTCAAAAGCAAAGCAGCCAAGGAGCTCAAGGCGCTGCAGGACTTGGCACGGAAGGAAATGCTGGAGCTCTTGGAGATGCCAGCGGCTGAGCTGCTTCAAGACCACCAGCTCCTCTGGGCTCAGCTCTTCAGCCCAG GAGTGGAAATGAAGAAGATCACTGATACCCACACACCGTCTGGCCTGACCGTGAACCTGACACTCTACTACATGCTCTCCTGCTCGCCAGCCCCGCTGCTCAGCCCCTCCCTGAGCCACAGGGAGCGAGACCAGATGGAGTCGACGCTCAACTATGAAGATCACTGCTTCAGCGGCCACGCCACCATGCACGCCGAGAACCTGTGGCCAGGGCGGCTGTCCTCCGTCCAGCAGATCCTGCAGCTCTCTGACCTGTGGAGGCTGACCCTCCAGAAGCGTGGCTGCAAGGGGCTGGTGAAGGTGGGTGCCCCAGGCATCCTGCAGGGCATGGTGCTCAGCTTCGGGGGGCTGCAGTTCACGGAGAACCACCTCCAGTTCCAGGCCGACCCCGACGTGCTGCACAACAGCTATGCATTGCATGGCATCCGCTACAAGAGCGACCATATCAACCTGGCCGTGCTGGCGGATGCCGAGGGCAAGCCCTACCTACACGTGTCCGTGGAGTCCCGCGGCCAGCCTGTCAAGATCTACGCCTGCAAGGCGGGCTGCCTGGACGAGCCAGTGGAGCTGACCTCGGCGCCCACGGGCCACACCTTCTCGGTCATGGTGACACAGCCCATCACGCCACTGCTCTACATCTCCACTGACCTCACACACCTGCAGGACCTGCGGCACACGCTGCAcctcaaggccatcctggcccaTGATGAGCACATGGCCCAGCAGGACCCCGGGCTGCCCTTCCTCTTCTGGTTCAGCGTGGCCTCCCTCATCACCCTCTTCCACCTCTTCCTCTTCAAGCTCATCTACAACGAGTACTGTGGGCCTGGAGCCAAGCCCCTCTTCAGGAGTAAG GAAGATCCCAGTGTCTGA
- the KIAA2013 gene encoding uncharacterized protein KIAA2013 homolog isoform X2, with amino-acid sequence MWLQQRLKGLPGLLSSSWARRLLCLLGLLLLLLWFGGSGARRAAGGLHLLPWSRGEPGAAEPSACLEAATRAWHGLRERGEAVPLGPGVPALVANGFLALDVAANRLWVTPGEREPAVAPDFVPFVQLRPLSALAEAGEAVLLLREGLLRRVRCLQLGSPGPGPVGAGPGPASVSGLAAGSGRDCVLLQEDFLAHRGRPHVYLQRIQLNNPTERVAALQTVGPTAGPAPKAFTSTLEKVGDHQFLLYSGRSPPTPTGLVHLVVVAAKKLVNRLQVAPKTQLDETVLWVVHVSGPINPQVLKSKAAKELKALQDLARKEMLELLEMPAAELLQDHQLLWAQLFSPGVEMKKITDTHTPSGLTVNLTLYYMLSCSPAPLLSPSLSHRERDQMESTLNYEDHCFSGHATMHAENLWPGRLSSVQQILQLSDLWRLTLQKRGCKGLVKVGAPGILQGMVLSFGGLQFTENHLQFQADPDVLHNSYALHGIRYKSDHINLAVLADAEGKPYLHVSVESRGQPVKIYACKAGCLDEPVELTSAPTGHTFSVMVTQPITPLLYISTDLTHLQDLRHTLHLKAILAHDEHMAQQDPGLPFLFWFSVASLITLFHLFLFKLIYNEYCGPGAKPLFRSKVGSRHLVETRGLGLALSPVSRKGLAWRGGVRPGQEWVS; translated from the exons ATGTGGCTGCAGCAGCGGCTCAAGGGGCTGCCGGGACTGCTGTCGAGCAGCTGGGCCCGCCGCCTCCTCTGCCTGCTTggcctcctgctgctgcttctgtggTTTGGGGGGTCCGGCgcgcggcgggcggcgggcggcctGCACCTGCTGCCCTGGTCCCGCGGTGAGCCGGGCGCCGCCGAGCCGTCTGCCTGCCTGGAAGCGGCCACCCGCGCCTGGCACGGCCTGCGGGAGCGCGGCGAGGCAGTACCACTGGGCCCTGGAGTGCCGGCCCTGGTGGCCAACGGCTTCCTGGCTCTGGACGTGGCCGCCAACCGGCTTTGGGTGACCCCCGGGGAGCGGGAGCCCGCCGTGGCGCCGGACTTTGTGCCCTTCGTGCAGCTGCGCCCGCTGAGCGCGCTGGCTGAAGCTGGAGAGGCGGTACTGCTGCTGCGGGAGGGGCTGCTGCGCCGCGTGCGTTGCCTGCAGCTGGGGTCCCCAGGTCCTGGCCCCGTGGGCGCCGGCCCCGGGCCCGCCTCCGTCTCTGGCCTTGCCGCGGGGTCCGGCCGCGACTGCGTGCTGCTGCAAGAGGACTTTCTGGCGCACAGGGGCCGACCCCACGTCTACCTGCAGCGCATCCAGCTCAACAACCCGACGGAGCGCGTGGCCGCGCTGCAGACTGTGGGGCCCACTGCCGGCCCAGCCCCCAAGGCCTTCACCAGTACCCTGGAGAAGGTCGGAGACCATCAGTTCCTCCTCTACTCAGGCCGGTCCCCGCCTACGCCCACTGGGTTGGTGCACCTGGTGGTGGTGGCCGCCAAGAAGCTGGTGAACCGCCTCCAAGTTGCTCCCAAGACGCAGCTGGATGAGACGGTGCTGTGGGTGGTGCACGTCTCTGGCCCCATTAACCCCCAGGTGCTCAAAAGCAAAGCAGCCAAGGAGCTCAAGGCGCTGCAGGACTTGGCACGGAAGGAAATGCTGGAGCTCTTGGAGATGCCAGCGGCTGAGCTGCTTCAAGACCACCAGCTCCTCTGGGCTCAGCTCTTCAGCCCAG GAGTGGAAATGAAGAAGATCACTGATACCCACACACCGTCTGGCCTGACCGTGAACCTGACACTCTACTACATGCTCTCCTGCTCGCCAGCCCCGCTGCTCAGCCCCTCCCTGAGCCACAGGGAGCGAGACCAGATGGAGTCGACGCTCAACTATGAAGATCACTGCTTCAGCGGCCACGCCACCATGCACGCCGAGAACCTGTGGCCAGGGCGGCTGTCCTCCGTCCAGCAGATCCTGCAGCTCTCTGACCTGTGGAGGCTGACCCTCCAGAAGCGTGGCTGCAAGGGGCTGGTGAAGGTGGGTGCCCCAGGCATCCTGCAGGGCATGGTGCTCAGCTTCGGGGGGCTGCAGTTCACGGAGAACCACCTCCAGTTCCAGGCCGACCCCGACGTGCTGCACAACAGCTATGCATTGCATGGCATCCGCTACAAGAGCGACCATATCAACCTGGCCGTGCTGGCGGATGCCGAGGGCAAGCCCTACCTACACGTGTCCGTGGAGTCCCGCGGCCAGCCTGTCAAGATCTACGCCTGCAAGGCGGGCTGCCTGGACGAGCCAGTGGAGCTGACCTCGGCGCCCACGGGCCACACCTTCTCGGTCATGGTGACACAGCCCATCACGCCACTGCTCTACATCTCCACTGACCTCACACACCTGCAGGACCTGCGGCACACGCTGCAcctcaaggccatcctggcccaTGATGAGCACATGGCCCAGCAGGACCCCGGGCTGCCCTTCCTCTTCTGGTTCAGCGTGGCCTCCCTCATCACCCTCTTCCACCTCTTCCTCTTCAAGCTCATCTACAACGAGTACTGTGGGCCTGGAGCCAAGCCCCTCTTCAGGAGTAAGGTAGGAAGCCGCCATCTGGTCGAAACCCGAGGCCTCGGCCTTGCTCTCAGCCCTGTGTCTCGGAAGGGGCTAGCCTGGCGAGGGGGGGTGCGGCCTGGGCAGGAATGGGTGTCCTGA